The following nucleotide sequence is from Bacteroidales bacterium.
TAAGGCTATAGTTGAGTTCAAATGTATCATATTTAATCGTTGGGGCAAAAAGCTCTACGAATGGGACGACATAACGAAAGGTTGGAATGGTAAGATAAACGGCAATGGTGCCGATGCGAGTCCCGGTATTTACTATTATGTAGTAACTGCTAAAGATAAAAAAGGCAAGGATTACGAACAAAAGGGTTACTTCTATCTGTTGAAAGAAAAGAAATAGAAAGTTAGCATCAAAATTTCAAGAGCCGCTTAATGCGGCTCTTTTTGTTGTTGTATATTGATTAAATAATAGTTATTTTAGTCGCAAAAAATAGGATGAGAAAGGTTGTAGTATTATTAGTGTTATTCCTTATTGAGCCTTGCTTATATGCTCAAAAATCGAAAAATATACCACCCGAAAAGCCCAAATTAGTTATTGGAATTGTTGTTGATCAAATGCGTTATGATTATTTAACTCGTTTTTATGATAAATTTGAGCAAAATGGTTTTAAACGTCTGATGAATGAGGGGGTTATTTGTCGCTATGCATATTTAAATTATATTTTTACCCAAACTGGTCCTGGACATGCCACTATATTTACTGGAACAACTCCATCGAATCATGGAATCGTATCTAATGAATGGTATATACCTTTAAAAAAACAAAAAGTATATTGTGTTGAAGATTCTAAACAAACAACGGTAGGAAGCAATTCTGATAATGGTAAAGCAAGTCCACTTTATTTAATGACTCCTACTTTGGGTGATCAACTTCGTTTAC
It contains:
- a CDS encoding gliding motility-associated C-terminal domain-containing protein, whose product is KAIVEFKCIIFNRWGKKLYEWDDITKGWNGKINGNGADASPGIYYYVVTAKDKKGKDYEQKGYFYLLKEKK